A single window of Clostridia bacterium DNA harbors:
- the rpsG gene encoding 30S ribosomal protein S7 yields the protein MPRRGPARRREVEPDPKYNSVKVAKLINQVMKDGKKSLAQKICYRAFEILEAKTGRHALEVFEQALKNTMPVLETKSRRVGGATYQVPVEVRPDRRQTLAIRWIVSYARERSGKSMEEKLAAELLDAANGTGGAVKKREDTHRMAEANRAFAHYRW from the coding sequence ATGCCGCGTAGAGGTCCGGCACGCAGGCGAGAGGTAGAGCCAGATCCCAAATACAACAGCGTGAAAGTAGCCAAGCTCATCAACCAGGTAATGAAGGACGGCAAGAAGAGCCTGGCGCAGAAAATCTGCTATCGAGCCTTTGAGATTCTGGAGGCCAAGACCGGGCGTCACGCGCTGGAGGTGTTCGAGCAGGCTCTCAAGAACACCATGCCGGTTCTGGAGACCAAGTCGCGCCGGGTAGGCGGGGCTACCTACCAGGTACCGGTGGAGGTGCGGCCGGACCGGCGCCAGACGCTGGCCATTCGCTGGATCGTGAGTTACGCCCGTGAGCGTTCGGGAAAGAGCATGGAGGAGAAACTGGCTGCGGAATTGTTGGACGCCGCCAACGGTACCGGTGGGGCGGTGAAGAAGCGCGAGGACACCCACCGCATGGCCGAGGCCAACCGGGCCTTTGCCCATTACCGCTGGTAG